The genomic segment AGCGCGGCGCGGTGATCGGCCGCGACTGCAAAATCTCCAGCCATACGTTCATCTGTGAAGGCGTCACGATCGAAGACGAAGTCTTCGTCGGGCACCACGTCGTCTTCATCAACGATCGATTCCCCCGCGCCACCAACCCCGACGGCACGATCAAAACCGCCGCCGACTGGGAGTGCCGCCGCACGCGCGTCGGCCGACGCGCCGGCATTGGCAGCGGTGCCGTCATCCTCTGCGATGTCACCATCGGCGAGAACGCGATCGTCGGCGCGGGCGCGGTCGTCACCAAGGACGTGCCGGCCGGCATGATCGTCGCCGGCAATCCGGCGCGCATCCTCGGCCCCGTCGGCGACAAGGAAACATGATGGCATCTCCGAAGTGGTCGGTCGCCGTCATGTGCTACAACGAGTCCGGATCGCTGGAGGCGATGGTCCGGCGGACGGTGGCCGTGCTGCGCGCGCGAGGCGAGCCGTTTGAAATCGTCATCATCGAAGACGGCTCGACCGACGGCTGCCGGGAAATCGCGGCGCGCCTGGCCGACGAGATCGCGGAAGTTCGCGTTCATCAACACCCGACGAATCTGGGCATCGGGGCGGTGCTCACCGATGGTTACCGTCAGACGATCGGCGACGTGGCAGTGATACTGCCAGCCGATTTGCAGTTTGCCCCCGAAGACCTCCCCAAGGCGATGGATCGCATGATCGAATCGAACGCCGACGTGGTGATGATCCGCCGGCCCGACCGGCACGACCCGCCGATGCGCCGAATGGTGTCGGCCTTCGATGAGATGCTGGTCGGCCTGCTCTTCGGCGTCTGGCAGCGCGATCTGCACTGGGTCAAGCTGTACCGTCGCAGCGTGCTGGATCGCGCCACGATCGTCAGCACGACGCCCATGGTTGATACCGAGTTGCTTGTGCAGGCCCATCGCATGGGCGCGCGAATCGCCACCATTGACCTGCCGCATCACCCGCGCACCACCGGCCAGAGCACCGGCGCAAAAGTCTCCCTGCTGGTTCGTACGTTTGTCGAATTATTCCGTCTGCGCCTGCGCCGGATGGGTCGCGTCGAACGCGCTCCAGGCGGGCGCCCTGTTCAACCCCAGGCAAAGAGTCACCCATGAAGAACATTCCGTTTCTCGATCTCAAGGCGCAGTACCTCCCGCTCGCTGATGAAATCCAGCGCGAACTGAAGGAAGTCTGCGAGACCACGCAGTTCATCCTCGGCGGAAAGGTCAAGGCATTTGAAGACGCTTTCGCCAAAGCCGTCGGCGCGAAACACTGCATCGCCCTCAACACCGGCACCAGCGCGCTGCATCTCGCCATGGACTGCCTCGGAATCGGCCCCGGTGACGAAGTGATTGTGCCCGCGATGACCTTTATCGCCACCGTCTGGGGCGCGGTCTACGCCCGCGCGACGCCGGTGCTCGTCGATGTCGATCCCGCAACGCGCAATCTGGATCCGAAAAAACTCGAAGCCGCCATCACCCCGCGCACCAAGGCCATCGTTCCCGTTCACCTGTACGGCCAGCCCGCCGATCTCGACGCCATCTTCGCCATCGCGAGGAAGCACAACATTCCGGTGATTGAAGACACCGCGCAGGCACACCTCGCGCAATACAAGGGCAAGACCGTCGGCAGCCTCGGGGTCATGGGGTGCTTCAGCTTCTATCCCGGCAAGAACCTCGGCGCGTACGGTGAAGGCGGCGCGCTCACCACCAACGACGACGCGCTCGCGAAGATCGCCCTCTCGCTGCGCGATCATGGCCAGGCGCAGCGCTACCATCACGATCGCATCGGCTACAACTATCGCATGGACGGCTTCCAGGGCGCGGTGCTCGGCGTCAAATTGCGACATTTGCCAAATTGGACCGAGCAACGCCGCCGGGCGGCCGCGCGCTACGCACAAAAGCTGGCACCGCTTGCAGACAAGGGCTTGGTGGATATCCCCCGCGAGCCGGACTGGTCGCGCGGCGTGTATCATCTGTACGTTGTACTCGTGAAAAACCGCGACGCCGTGAAGGACAAGCTGACCGCCGCCGGCGTCAACGTCGGACTGCATTACCCGATCCCGCTGCACCTCCAGAAGGCGCTGGCCCACCTCGGGCACCAGCGCGGCGATTTCCCCGTGGCGGAGCGAATCGCCGACGAGTGCATCAGCCTGCCGATGTTCCCCGAGCTGGCCGACGCAGACATCGATTACGTCGCCAGCGTCCTGTCAGAGTGCCTCGCATCCTGACGCGGTGAGGAACGACGCTTCGGACCTGGGAGCCGCGCCGAGATGGCCACCTCCGTGAATCTTGTCGAGCTACAGGACACGCTCTACACGTCGCGTAATCCCACGCGCCGCTGGTTGCACACCCAGCGGCTGGAATGGGTGCTGTCGGCCCTGGAGCGTCACAAGCCCGCGCCGTGTCATCGCGCCCTGGAGATCGGCCCCGGCTCGGGTACGTACCTGCCGACCCTTTGCGCCATGGCCGACGAAGTCGTCGCCGCCGACATCGAAGACGCATACCTCGAAAAAGCCAAGACCCTGACCTCCCGGCTGCCGAATCTGCAACCGCTCAAGGATGACATCACCGCGTCAAAGCTGCCGACCGGCCATTTCGATCTCATCCTCTGCACCGAGGTCATCGAACACATCCCCGGATCGCCGGCGGGTCTGCGCGAGATGCGCCGCCTGCTTCGCCCCGGCGGCGTGCTGGTGCTCTCCACGCCGCAAAAATACAGCACGATGGAAATGATGTGCAAGATTGCCCTGTTGCCGGGCATCATCGAAATCGTGCGGATGATCTACCGCGAGCCCGTCGTCGAATCGACCCACTGCAACCTGCTGACCGCCGGCATGTGTCGCCGCCTGATCACCGAGGCAGGGTTGACAATTGTCGATCATTACAAGCTGGCGCTCTACCTCCCCTTTATCGCGGAACTCACCGGGCGCGTCGGCCTGCGACTGGAGCAGTGGCTGGAGTCCGCCCTGCGCGGCACGCCGCTTGACGGCCTGCTCTGGACCCAGTGTTATGTGGCGCGGGCTTGATCCGCTCACGTCGAACCGCCGTTCGACGTGAACGCCTCCGCCGTCGCTTCGCGAACCCTTGCCGTGTTCGCCTGTTGAGCGCGACCGAACGGCTCCTGCTAGTCCCGATTGCATCCAAACATGGATTACGCTCACGCTTCCATGACCGATTGCCGACACCACCCTTCAAGCTTTGAACGCACACGGCGAATCGCCGCCTCGCTCATTCTGATCGTGACGATCGTCCTGATCGGGTTCGTTGCCTGGGCCGGCAGCTGGCGCGGCGGGTTGCAACCCGACTCGGTCACGTTTCTCGACGCAGCGCAGCGCCTCGCGGACGGCAAAGGTCTTTCCCACCGGTGGGCCTACTGGGACCCGGTCTATGAAACCGCTCATTTGCCCACGCGGACGACCATGTGGCCACCGGGTTATACAGCCGCCATCGCGGCGATGATCAAATCGGGCTGTTCCGCCTACGACGGCGCGCGACGCGTCGCCGGCATCGCGCTCTACTTGCTGCCCCTCGCACTGTTCGGCCTGGCGTGCCGAATGACGACTCCCGGCCGCGCTGCGCTCTGTGCCGCCGCGGCCGCCTGCTGCTTCCCCGTCCTGCGATTCGCCGGCGTCGTCCTGGCCGAGCCGCTCTTTCTGTTAATGGTGCTGCTGACCCTCATGGCCGCTTCGCGCGGGGCGACCGCCCCCCGCGCTCGAACGGCCGGAGCGTGGTTGCTCACGGCCGGCGTGCTCGGCGCGACGGCCTTTCTCGTGCGCCTGCCCGGGGCATCGCTCGGCGCGGCGCTGGCGGTCGCGGCGCTGTGGACCCGGCGGCGATTCGGCCGGCGAACCGGCCTCGCGATGCTTATTCCAGCGACCGGTCCGCTCGCCGTCGCGATCGGCGGATGGGTGTTAAGAAATCGACTCCTGTCGGGTTCAGCGGTCGCCTCCTTTCCCAACGGCCCTTATTCGCTGATCGCCAATCTGCGCGAAGTGCCGCGCAACGTTCTCTCGGAGTGGTTCGGATGGAAGTCGCTTTACCCCGGCCTGTTGGCTTTGCTGCGACCGCTTCAGGTCGGCCTGCTCCTCGTGCTGATCGGTTTGGCCCTG from the Planctomycetia bacterium genome contains:
- a CDS encoding N-acetyltransferase, producing MNPPDYKRIAPDVKLGQDVQIYAFVNLYGCEIGDRTKIGTFVEIQRGAVIGRDCKISSHTFICEGVTIEDEVFVGHHVVFINDRFPRATNPDGTIKTAADWECRRTRVGRRAGIGSGAVILCDVTIGENAIVGAGAVVTKDVPAGMIVAGNPARILGPVGDKET
- a CDS encoding glycosyltransferase family 2 protein, with product MMASPKWSVAVMCYNESGSLEAMVRRTVAVLRARGEPFEIVIIEDGSTDGCREIAARLADEIAEVRVHQHPTNLGIGAVLTDGYRQTIGDVAVILPADLQFAPEDLPKAMDRMIESNADVVMIRRPDRHDPPMRRMVSAFDEMLVGLLFGVWQRDLHWVKLYRRSVLDRATIVSTTPMVDTELLVQAHRMGARIATIDLPHHPRTTGQSTGAKVSLLVRTFVELFRLRLRRMGRVERAPGGRPVQPQAKSHP
- a CDS encoding DegT/DnrJ/EryC1/StrS family aminotransferase, which encodes MKNIPFLDLKAQYLPLADEIQRELKEVCETTQFILGGKVKAFEDAFAKAVGAKHCIALNTGTSALHLAMDCLGIGPGDEVIVPAMTFIATVWGAVYARATPVLVDVDPATRNLDPKKLEAAITPRTKAIVPVHLYGQPADLDAIFAIARKHNIPVIEDTAQAHLAQYKGKTVGSLGVMGCFSFYPGKNLGAYGEGGALTTNDDALAKIALSLRDHGQAQRYHHDRIGYNYRMDGFQGAVLGVKLRHLPNWTEQRRRAAARYAQKLAPLADKGLVDIPREPDWSRGVYHLYVVLVKNRDAVKDKLTAAGVNVGLHYPIPLHLQKALAHLGHQRGDFPVAERIADECISLPMFPELADADIDYVASVLSECLAS
- a CDS encoding methyltransferase domain-containing protein, producing MATSVNLVELQDTLYTSRNPTRRWLHTQRLEWVLSALERHKPAPCHRALEIGPGSGTYLPTLCAMADEVVAADIEDAYLEKAKTLTSRLPNLQPLKDDITASKLPTGHFDLILCTEVIEHIPGSPAGLREMRRLLRPGGVLVLSTPQKYSTMEMMCKIALLPGIIEIVRMIYREPVVESTHCNLLTAGMCRRLITEAGLTIVDHYKLALYLPFIAELTGRVGLRLEQWLESALRGTPLDGLLWTQCYVARA